Within the Erigeron canadensis isolate Cc75 chromosome 6, C_canadensis_v1, whole genome shotgun sequence genome, the region ctgtcatatgataatttgataacaattaggattgttttcatactctTTGATAGCAGTTAAGACTCTTCATTTGAGTGAcatttgtaactttaaacattaatacgtaaacctaatatataaaaaaaggagaaaattatgtaccttttttatttgagagatataatgaatcttgaatggagttcatattcacttcgatttagtattcaagtaactcTTTGTTGTAAATCATGTTTTGTTCTGTGACCGTCTCATGTTTTGTGATTcatattgtgtttaggataaagatattatatatcgtcatctgttattatgtttgagatatgtatctagaattcaaattgtgtttatattaaatattaaactaaatattaatatttataatttataaaaatctaatctaatatttgttaataagtcattagattttgaaatattttttttatacaatagttagtatattgaaaaaaaatttaactaaatgattgtaaattttaaaaaagtttctcaagttgatgactaaaaataaatttaaattatttatacaaggttaaaaagtgtaaattattgatggaaaaagggtaaattaatgagactttttctaaaaaaaaaatgtaaatcataaatatctaatCGTAAATCAATGTCTAATGCAAATAGCCCCTATAGGTAATCtacagccagcttcaagattatctacccatgcctcacatcttctcacatctacctgctcactattgttggacctgagggcacaacacattttgaaagaacaaatgttagctaacgaattagctaagtaagataacacatagtttataaagcatttgtccaTTTAGAACATTATAGAAAAATCATTTGgatcgttaaggcacatatcatcaatcatatcatctcacatacatatcataacATCAACATCTCTCATATTAGGATGAACCACCCTGAATGTGTCTAGTCATCtttcatatcttttttttttggttaatgggTATACCCCTGTAAATTGTATTCCATCCAccaaaaaattacaaaacaagTAGTATGATCGAGTACCATACTAGTTCGTATTTAGGACATGCCCCAAATACGTAGACAAACTATTCTAACAACACTATTAATCCATCacaaaacgaaaaaaaaacaaagccaCCCTATTTTACATGAAAAACAAAGTGACTAAAAGATATACATCACTAATCAATCCTTCCTTGGTCGTAAATCACCAAATGCCTAGGCAAATTCCAATCTTCTACCATATGATTAGCAAGCTTTGTATTCTTGAACCGCAATGTTACAAGCTTTAACCGGACTCTAGTGGATATTATATCCAAGATCTTCTCCACAGGTCTTGATTTATTGGATTGGAGTCTCATGTTTCGCTCTTGCCATATGAAGTATGTCGTAGCAGCAACTAATAATTTACCAATTACCGTTCTTGCTAAATTCGACTTCCTCTTTTGAATCATCCATTCAGCTACATCATCCCATTTTTCTTGAACGTTTTGCATGTAAGCTAAATGCCGAACTGTATGCCAAACCTGAGAAGAATAAGaacaataaaataacaaatggTTATGGGAATCCAGCCCTTGTTTGCATAACAGACAGCAAACCAGGTTGAGATTCATGTTCCTCCAGCACTCCACTTCATCATTCTGTCTCGCGTATCTAGCCTTCAGAGAAAAATTAATCACAGAATAAAAGAGCGTCTCGACACCATTTGTTTGAACCATACCCCATTCCCCCATGGAACCTGCTGATGATGCTGCCTTAATGTGTTCCATATTGCATACGACGAGAACTCCACCTCATTACCATCTTTATCTTTCCAATATAGAGAATCAGGAATATGCGGCCTTATGATAATAGAAGGTAAACCGTTTAAAGCAGGGTATAAATCCAGCCATTCATCAGGCCATTTCCAATTTCCATCCATCACTAGGTCACTCACTTTGATATGTAATGAAAATCCCGCATTCCTAATATACCGGTTAGATACTAAGTTTCGAATAGGGCAGTTTTCATCCCATTTATCAAACCAGACCATAGTGTTCTTCCAATTACCTATTTTCGACCAAATATAGGGACGTACCTGATCTCAAAGCTGTAATATTTATGCCATCCCCAGCTGCAGTTGGAAGGAATGGGGACATCCCAAAAGCTACGATTAGAGAGTCTATACGAGTGTATCCATTTCACCCATAAAGATTCTTTATGATCGAGAATGCTCCAAATGTGAGTGGTCATCAACGctttattaacatttgaaaTTCTTCTTATCCCTAAACCACCCTCATTTTTTGGCCTACAGATAATCTCCTACGAGATTTTGGCTTTCCTTCTAACATATTCTCCTTCACACCAAAGAAAATATCGCATTTTACTTTCAAGTTCATCTATAATTCGCTGCGGGAGAATAAAAACAGATGCCCAATAAATGTGTAGGGATGCAAGGATAGATCGAATCAATTGAAGCCTACCTGCAAAAGACAGTGACTTATTCCTCCAGTCTGTCACCCTTTTTTCCATATGTTCAACCAGTACCTTGCAGTCTTTATATGTCAATCTGGATGATACAAGTGTAACTCCAAGGTATTTAACTGGCGGGCTTCCTTCCTCAAAAGgcataatatttaaaatagatTGCTTCAAACGACTAGGGACATTGCAAAAGTAAATAGTACTCCTAGGCAGACTAGGCTTTAACCCGTACtgttgggtcttttgggttttatcaaagtcatattttccttataaacatgaaaaacgcagcggaagaaatgaacctttcattatgttatatgtagttaaaatcaaattttaacatataaaagaaaaccccaaacaataaggatccatgtatatgaatgtcatacaatcaaaataacaaccatagggtgtttagaagactaccttcttccaaacttatgagaaggttgatatgaagaagatgatgttcctagaaaggccaagtcttcaagatagaagtacctcaagcttgcataccccaagtctccaacaaacacccaaatatgctaggatttagacttaaaaaaaaactttctccttttgccttgtttgtgccaaaatcaagagaagaaaaagagagagtttttgcacttgagagttgagagaacactatagcaaatgcatgtaacaattgtgtgtttccaatgtagctagtgggttatgtaaaacaagcaaatgcatgtgcattTTTGGGTGGGGTTGGCTGGCCACAaggtgagaccacatgggtctcaccaactcaaaatccacttgcattttccttttatacaatatatataaatgtattataacatgttatataccttatgtaacatattatgtattatacataacacacataagtgtttattttgccaaataaacacattcacatatttctcaaaataaattatccatataatttacttatatttctcaagtgcatttatttagaaacccatttcctaaatgcttcaagtattgatatttatttaaagatcatatcatataaatacatatcataagtgtttgtctaacttgttattgggtatgacctgacttggatcatcacatactagccacgtcaatttaatatgtgtcttgggcatccgaaattccaacaatctcccacttgcaCAAGATTCATAGAATATTGACGCAAATAGCAAATACCGCCTAACAACGGTTTGCTACCCCTAATACGTGTGACGTAGTGCCATTCAATAACATCATCCCCTTCAAGTCTCtacttgaaatgatttaggtgaatcgatcatttttccttttgtcaCAGATGTCATGTTAAATCCTAGAGACATAGAGTGATCATTCTCTATTGATTTAACTTTGTAACAGGCCTTAGACATCTAACTCTCAACGAATAAGAGGGACAAATCCCATTTCGACTACATACGTCTTTCACAATCACCTTATATCATACCTGAGCTTAGCCTTATGTACTGCCATGTTTCAGAACAGCGAAGAACCAAGTCAAAGTGTAATATTCAGTGAATATCAAGACCCAATATGTATCTCAGGTCTGAGGACACAATGATATTCGccttttaaatcaagattacttATGATCAATCACAAAGATTCCATGTAGTAATGCTTGAGTGCAGGTCAGTCCAATATTTGTATCCCACAAATATCTATGAACCTTGGCAGCAACACATTGCTCTATATTGAAAACCTTTTGAACATCTACCAATCCAAGTTCATAACAGTCTTACATTCATATTTGTTCCCACAAATATGATCGACTACGGACATTTAGAATAACTAatttattcatggatttaaacatgcaaaaaaaaaaaaaaaaatggaacataACACACTTTAAATGCATAATaccaatattcatataaaagtgTTAACAAATACAAACGTTCCGATatccaaatacataaaatagatcAAATCCAATCACTAGAATATCGAAGTCCCATGGCACAAGTATGACTTTCATGCTTAGGCCTTTCAAGGAGCTTCGTGAGTGGGTTCGCAATATTTTGATCGGTGTGAACTTTGCGAATACATATCTTTCCCTTTTCAACTTCATCCCTTATGTAGTTGAATCTCCGCTCAATGTGTCTAGTCTTTTGATGCGCACGAGGTTCTTTGATTTGAGCAATTGCGCCCTCGTTATCACAAAGGATTTCTAGGGGTTCTTGAATGGAAGGAACAACCCCTAGATCGGCAATGAATTTCTTCAACCATGCAGCCTCTTGTGCTGCCAAAGAGGCGGCGATGTATTCTGACTCTGTAGTGGACAATGCAACCATATCTTGCTTCGAGCTTTTCCAAGAAACAGCTCCTCCATTTAGAATGA harbors:
- the LOC122604342 gene encoding uncharacterized protein LOC122604342, whose translation is MTTHIWSILDHKESLWVKWIHSYRLSNRSFWDVPIPSNCSWGWHKYYSFEIRNAGFSLHIKVSDLVMDGNWKWPDEWLDLYPALNGLPSIIIRPHIPDSLYWKDKDGNEVEFSSYAIWNTLRQHHQQVPWGNGVWHTVRHLAYMQNVQEKWDDVAEWMIQKRKSNLARTVIGKLLVAATTYFIWQERNMRLQSNKSRPVEKILDIISTRVRLKLVTLRFKNTKLANHMVEDWNLPRHLVIYDQGRID